GATTAAGAAGAGTAGTTTGCGTAGCCCTAAACGATCAAGAAAAAAAGGAGCTAAAAGAAAGAAATGAGATTAATTCTTTTGGGCCCCCCAGGGTCTGGAAAAGGAACGCAAGCTGAGCGTCTAGTGTTAAAGAAGAATATCCCACAATTATCAACAGGTAACATGCTCAGGTCAGCTGTTAGTGCCGGCACAGAGGTCGGACAGCATATTAAAACCATCATGGATTCTGGTGATTTAGTGTCTGATGATGTAGTCAATGCTGCTGTGTTTGATCGAATAGATCAGCCAGATTGTGTTAATGGATTTATCCTTGATGGATATCCGCGAACATTAGTCCAAGCGGCTGCTGTAGAGGAGATGTTAGCAAAAAAAAATATCATACTCGATGCTGCGGTTGAGCTCTCTGTTGATGATAATGCGATGGTTGAACGTATAGAAGGTCGCTATGCTTGTTCATCTTGCGGCGAAGTATATCATGAAACTTTGAAGAAGCCAAGAATCAGGGGAGTGTGTGATAAATGCAGGGGAGTGAATTTTAAACATCGTCCAGATGACAACGCAAAAGCAATGAGTAGACGATTACAAATCTATTACAAGGAGACATCACCACTCATAGGATATTATTACGCAAAAAAGAAACTTAAAATCATTGATGGTATGGGTGAACCTGATACAGTTGAGAAGGAAATCGCAAATGCTTTACATATTCAATAGTATTCGGTTCGTTAAGGCGTTGATAAATAGTTGACTGTTTATAATTTTAAGGGTAAAATTGATAACATGATTTCCTAATCTTCTGTCTGTTTCTTTAGATTTGAGTGACTTTAGAGTTCAGTAAATTCTCTTTTTTGTTTCTTATTTCTTTATTGGTTAACTGTTAAATAGCAGAGGATCGGGTTTTCCTGATACTTTGATGACTAGACTAAAGGAGGTCTGCGTGGCTCGTATCGCTGGCATAAACATTCCCACTCATAAGCGGGCTATCGTTTCTCTTCAGTATATTCATGGAATTGGTCGAAAACGTGCTTCTGAAATTATAGAAAAGGCTGGTATTCTCGAATCTCGTCGCGTTAATGAGCTTTCAGATTCTGAAATTTTGCAGATTCGTGAGTTGATTGATCGCTACTATATAGTTG
Above is a genomic segment from Candidatus Endowatersipora endosymbiont of Watersipora subatra containing:
- a CDS encoding adenylate kinase encodes the protein MRLILLGPPGSGKGTQAERLVLKKNIPQLSTGNMLRSAVSAGTEVGQHIKTIMDSGDLVSDDVVNAAVFDRIDQPDCVNGFILDGYPRTLVQAAAVEEMLAKKNIILDAAVELSVDDNAMVERIEGRYACSSCGEVYHETLKKPRIRGVCDKCRGVNFKHRPDDNAKAMSRRLQIYYKETSPLIGYYYAKKKLKIIDGMGEPDTVEKEIANALHIQ
- the rpsM gene encoding 30S ribosomal protein S13 — protein: MARIAGINIPTHKRAIVSLQYIHGIGRKRASEIIEKAGILESRRVNELSDSEILQIRELIDRYYIVEGDLRRERSMNIKRLMDLGCYSGLRHRRNLPVRGQRTHTNARTRKGPSKAIAGKKK